The following are encoded together in the Rhinopithecus roxellana isolate Shanxi Qingling chromosome 5, ASM756505v1, whole genome shotgun sequence genome:
- the LOC104657943 gene encoding uncharacterized protein LOC104657943: MRAGDGCPGGPGPRGDQSPLLAPPGSALPAPLPPDTQQTPEAMRLRLGASQAGTAAGTAVPTEERALPPPLARGCRDPTPDAALLRLNSSHPGLNPGCSKSMSNPGACKCWNLGFRMGAVKGWSSCPAQIKIGVHLEDSTYTLSVPSPSHTHSCLSPGYARHSEFSGFERYSICGILIWIMPDYACTL, translated from the coding sequence ATGCGCGCTGGAGACGGCTGTCCCGGAGGCCCTGGCCCGAGAGGAGACCAGTCTCCGCTGCTCGCGCCTCCCGGTAGCGCGCTCCCTGCGCCTCTCCCGCCGGACACTCAGCAGACGCCGGAGGCCATGAGGCTAAGACTGGGCGCGTCGCAGGCCGGGACCGCGGCAGGGACTGCTGTGCCGACCGAGGAGAGGGCTCTGCCGCCCCCACTTGCCCGGGGTTGTCGAGACCCCACTCCAGACGCGGCTCTTCTGAGGCTCAATTCAAGCCATCCAGGCCTGAATCCAGGATGCTCTAAGTCGATGTCCAACCCAGGGGCCTGTAAATGTTGGAACCTAGGATTTAGGATGGGAGCGGTGAAGGGATGGTCCTCTTGCCCAGCCCAGATTAAGATTGGGGTTCATCTGGAGGACTCTACTTACACCCTCTCCGTCCCCTCgccctcccacacacacagctGCCTCTCCCCAGGATATGCACGGCACAGTGAATTCAGTGGCTTTGAAAGGTATAGTATTTGTGGCATCCTTATATGGATAATGCCCGATTATGCCTGCACCCTCTAA